A genome region from Baekduia alba includes the following:
- a CDS encoding SDR family oxidoreductase gives MDIDLSGQVVAITGASSGIGEATALAAATAGAAVSLAARRTDRIEALANVINNQGGRAVAVTTDVSDEAQAKAFINTTLTELGGLDALVNNAGIMLLGPVAGANTDEWRTMVDVNLYGVIYTTHAAVDQLVAQGSGHIVTVSSIAGVRASAGSAVYNATKFAVNAFSEALRQELAEHDVRVTTINPGAVETELRTHLSAEQQQAQRERFAGVAQLQAEDIANIILYALGQPAHVSLNDILVRPTRQQR, from the coding sequence ATGGACATCGATCTTTCAGGGCAGGTCGTCGCCATCACCGGCGCGTCGTCGGGCATCGGGGAGGCGACGGCGCTCGCGGCGGCGACGGCCGGCGCCGCCGTCTCGCTCGCCGCGCGGCGGACCGACCGCATCGAGGCGCTGGCCAACGTCATCAACAACCAGGGTGGTCGGGCCGTCGCGGTCACGACCGACGTCAGCGACGAGGCGCAGGCCAAGGCCTTCATCAACACGACGCTCACGGAGCTCGGCGGCCTCGACGCCCTCGTCAACAACGCCGGCATCATGCTGCTCGGACCGGTTGCGGGCGCGAACACCGACGAGTGGCGCACGATGGTCGACGTCAACCTGTACGGCGTCATCTACACGACGCATGCCGCGGTCGACCAGCTCGTCGCGCAGGGCAGCGGCCACATCGTCACCGTCAGCTCGATCGCGGGGGTGCGCGCGTCCGCCGGCTCGGCGGTCTACAACGCCACCAAGTTCGCCGTCAACGCGTTCAGCGAGGCGCTGCGCCAGGAGCTGGCCGAGCACGACGTGCGGGTCACGACGATCAACCCCGGCGCGGTCGAGACCGAGCTGCGCACGCACCTCAGCGCCGAGCAACAGCAAGCACAACGCGAGCGCTTCGCCGGCGTCGCCCAGCTGCAGGCCGAGGACATCGCCAACATCATCCTCTACGCGCTCGGCCAGCCCGCGCACGTGTCGCTCAACGACATCCTCGTGCGCCCCACCCGGCAGCAGCGCTAG
- a CDS encoding Gfo/Idh/MocA family protein, whose translation MEQDGPRIGIAGLGMIGRVHARSARLAGGRLVGVAASTPERSAAAAAEVGAERAYASALELAVAPDVDVLHICTPNHLHASLAVTALEHGKHVVCEKPVAVSHDEALAIEEAAAAADRVVAVPFVYRYHPVLRHAREIVRAGEIGPVHLVHGSYLQDWLLADTDANWRVDAQLGGPSRAFADIGTHWCDAATFVTGQPFTAVAAELRTVNAERPDVTGVATSVATEDTAAVLLRTADGVTGSVVISQVSPGRKNRLWLQVDGAGASVAFDQEQPETLWIGRREASTIQPRDPQHLAPAAARLATVPAGHPQGYLDCFEAFVADAYAAMATGTVPEGLPTIADGVRAAAVTDAVLASAKAGGWATVGAPELPMFNDSMEVSS comes from the coding sequence ATGGAGCAGGACGGTCCCCGCATCGGCATCGCCGGGCTTGGCATGATCGGTCGCGTCCACGCTCGATCTGCCCGCCTGGCCGGAGGGCGTCTGGTCGGCGTCGCGGCCTCGACACCCGAGCGCTCAGCCGCGGCGGCGGCCGAGGTCGGCGCCGAGCGCGCGTACGCCTCGGCGCTCGAGCTGGCCGTCGCGCCGGACGTCGACGTCCTGCACATCTGCACGCCGAACCACCTCCACGCGTCCCTCGCGGTGACCGCGCTCGAGCACGGCAAGCACGTCGTCTGCGAGAAGCCGGTCGCCGTCAGCCACGACGAGGCCCTCGCGATCGAGGAGGCGGCCGCCGCGGCCGACCGCGTCGTCGCCGTCCCGTTCGTGTACCGCTACCACCCGGTCCTGCGCCACGCCCGCGAGATCGTGCGCGCCGGCGAGATCGGGCCCGTCCACCTGGTCCACGGGTCCTACCTGCAGGACTGGCTGCTCGCGGACACCGACGCCAACTGGCGGGTTGACGCGCAGCTCGGCGGCCCCTCGCGCGCCTTCGCCGACATCGGCACGCACTGGTGCGACGCCGCCACCTTCGTCACCGGTCAGCCCTTCACCGCGGTGGCCGCCGAGCTGCGCACGGTCAACGCCGAGCGCCCTGACGTCACCGGCGTCGCGACGAGCGTCGCCACCGAGGACACCGCCGCGGTGCTGCTGCGCACTGCCGACGGCGTCACCGGCTCGGTCGTGATCTCCCAGGTCTCGCCCGGGCGCAAGAACCGCCTGTGGCTGCAGGTCGACGGCGCGGGCGCCAGCGTCGCCTTCGACCAGGAGCAGCCCGAGACGCTGTGGATCGGCCGCCGCGAGGCCAGCACGATCCAGCCCCGCGACCCGCAGCACCTCGCGCCGGCCGCCGCGCGCCTGGCCACGGTGCCCGCCGGCCACCCGCAGGGCTACCTGGACTGCTTCGAGGCCTTCGTCGCCGACGCCTACGCCGCCATGGCGACGGGCACGGTGCCCGAGGGCCTGCCGACGATCGCCGACGGCGTCCGCGCCGCCGCCGTGACCGACGCGGTGCTCGCGTCGGCCAAGGCCGGCGGCTGGGCCACGGTCGGCGC